Proteins from a single region of Cryomorphaceae bacterium:
- a CDS encoding RecX family transcriptional regulator produces MSVKRKYSREETLTRMRAWCDYQERSHIEVVRKLRSWGWYGEELDAFVAALVSDNYLNEERFARAYASGKFRIKGWGRIRIIQGLKQHRVSNYSLRAAMEEIEPEEYRQTLLKHIERKSGQYYHEDDWNLRARLHRFLTSKGFEPDEFTVDVERFVAGRKSDNER; encoded by the coding sequence GTGTCTGTAAAACGCAAATACAGCCGCGAAGAAACGCTGACCCGCATGCGCGCCTGGTGCGACTATCAGGAGCGCTCACACATTGAGGTGGTTCGGAAACTCAGAAGCTGGGGCTGGTATGGAGAGGAACTGGACGCGTTTGTGGCCGCTCTGGTATCCGATAATTACCTCAATGAAGAACGCTTTGCCCGCGCCTACGCCAGCGGAAAATTCCGCATCAAGGGATGGGGCCGCATCCGAATTATACAGGGACTCAAACAACATAGGGTGAGTAACTATAGTTTGCGTGCGGCCATGGAGGAGATTGAACCCGAAGAGTACCGCCAAACCTTGTTAAAGCATATTGAACGTAAAAGCGGTCAATACTACCACGAGGATGATTGGAACCTCAGGGCAAGATTGCACCGCTTTCTGACATCCAAGGGCTTTGAGCCGGATGAGTTTACCGTAGATGTAGAGCGTTTTGTGGCAGGAAGGAAGTCAGATAATGAACGTTAA
- a CDS encoding integration host factor subunit beta has protein sequence MTKADLVSEISEKTGIEKVAVQATVETMMSSIKNSLEKGENVYLRGFGSFIVKKRAKKTGRNISKNTTIIIPEHFIPAFKPAKVFVERVRTKVKKKK, from the coding sequence ATGACTAAAGCAGATTTGGTGAGTGAAATTTCTGAGAAGACCGGAATCGAGAAAGTAGCTGTTCAGGCTACCGTAGAGACCATGATGTCGTCTATCAAAAATTCTTTGGAAAAAGGAGAAAACGTGTACCTGCGTGGTTTTGGTAGCTTTATCGTGAAGAAGCGCGCTAAGAAAACCGGCCGAAATATCTCGAAAAACACCACTATTATCATCCCCGAGCACTTTATTCCGGCATTCAAACCTGCTAAAGTGTTTGTTGAAAGAGTACGTACCAAAGTGAAAAAGAAGAAGTAA
- a CDS encoding Rne/Rng family ribonuclease, which translates to MSFELIIDANSKDTQLALLEDKQLVELHREKTNPEFAVGDIYLGKVKKVIPNLNAAFVDVGYSKDAFLHYLDLGQQFSSMNTWVKQVQARKFNSADLANFKQEPDIDKNGKIKDQLSGGQHILVQVAKEPISTKGPRLTAEITIAGRYLILVPFSSKISISQKITDPKERTRLKRLMQSIKPKNFGVIIRTVAENKKVAQLDADLNNSYERWKQLHKNLMPAKPVKRVLGEINKTSAVLRDLLNKEFSNIRVNSPEMAEEIKTYLRKISPDHEKIVKLYRGKTDIFEYYNVQKQIKLSFGRQVNIPSGGYLIIEHTEAMHVVDVNSGNRKGVDKNQEQNALETNLESAKELARILRLRDMGGIIVVDFIDMQDRANQKELYEKLKEYMSIDRAKHNVLPPSKFGVVEITRQRVRPETNIETREQCPTCSGTGKVESTLLVPDEIENNLRLILEERKPRRIEIHCSPFLAAYFKKGMISTELKWRFKYKLPVVFCPNTAFQFLEYRFFDEAQQEIEI; encoded by the coding sequence TTGTCATTTGAACTAATCATCGATGCAAACTCCAAGGATACGCAGCTTGCGCTCCTTGAAGATAAGCAGCTCGTAGAGTTACATCGCGAAAAAACCAATCCGGAATTCGCGGTCGGTGACATCTATTTGGGTAAGGTGAAAAAGGTTATTCCTAACCTCAATGCTGCTTTTGTAGATGTGGGCTACTCCAAAGATGCCTTCCTGCATTACCTCGACCTGGGGCAGCAATTCAGCTCCATGAATACCTGGGTAAAACAGGTGCAGGCCCGGAAATTCAACTCTGCCGACCTCGCCAACTTCAAGCAGGAGCCGGATATTGACAAAAACGGCAAAATCAAGGATCAGCTCTCCGGTGGTCAGCATATACTGGTGCAGGTAGCCAAAGAACCTATCTCTACCAAAGGGCCCCGACTTACCGCTGAAATTACCATTGCCGGCAGGTATCTCATTCTGGTGCCTTTCTCCTCCAAGATTTCCATCTCGCAGAAAATCACCGATCCCAAAGAGCGAACTCGTCTTAAGCGCTTGATGCAGAGTATTAAGCCTAAGAATTTTGGTGTAATTATTCGCACCGTTGCCGAGAACAAAAAGGTGGCACAACTCGACGCCGATCTCAATAATTCATACGAGCGGTGGAAACAGCTTCACAAAAATCTGATGCCGGCCAAACCGGTTAAACGCGTACTGGGCGAGATCAACAAAACCAGTGCTGTTTTGCGCGACCTGCTCAACAAGGAGTTCAGCAACATTCGGGTAAACAGCCCCGAAATGGCAGAGGAAATTAAAACCTACCTGCGCAAAATTTCACCCGATCACGAGAAAATCGTAAAGCTCTATCGTGGTAAAACAGACATCTTTGAGTACTACAACGTTCAAAAGCAAATCAAGCTCTCTTTTGGTCGGCAGGTCAATATCCCCAGTGGGGGCTATTTGATTATTGAACACACTGAAGCCATGCACGTGGTGGACGTGAACAGCGGTAACCGCAAAGGTGTCGATAAAAACCAGGAGCAGAATGCGCTTGAAACCAATCTCGAATCGGCCAAAGAGCTGGCACGAATCCTCCGTCTGAGAGATATGGGGGGTATTATCGTGGTGGATTTTATCGATATGCAGGATCGGGCCAATCAAAAAGAGCTTTACGAAAAGCTCAAAGAGTACATGAGTATTGACCGGGCCAAGCACAATGTGTTGCCACCCAGTAAATTCGGTGTGGTGGAAATCACCCGGCAGCGGGTGCGCCCCGAAACCAATATTGAAACCCGTGAGCAATGCCCAACTTGCTCAGGTACAGGTAAAGTAGAGTCCACGCTGCTTGTTCCCGATGAAATAGAAAACAACCTCAGACTGATTCTCGAGGAACGCAAGCCACGTCGCATTGAAATTCACTGCAGTCCGTTTCTCGCAGCCTATTTCAAAAAGGGCATGATTTCAACAGAGCTCAAATGGCGCTTCAAGTACAAGCTGCCTGTTGTGTTTTGCCCAAACACCGCCTTTCAATTTCTGGAGTACCGATTCTTTGATGAGGCCCAGCAGGAAATTGAAATCTGA